A genomic segment from Roseibium algicola encodes:
- a CDS encoding replicative DNA helicase — protein sequence MKGTLQKVETEEDIQRLAPHNAEAERQLLGAILVNNETFYRVSDFLEPHHFFVPAHQDIYEKISHLIRAGKTASPITLKTFYPANAKIADLSATQFLLRLAGDAASIINAEDYGRTIYDLAIRRNLIRIGEDMVNIAFDAPIDVPPSQQIDDAERRLFELAETGRSEGGFVAFGDALTETIEMAHAAYNREGALSGISTGLRELDRLMGGLQHSDLIVLAGRPAMGKTSLATNIAYNIAQSYKSEEQPDGSIKTVNGGVVGFFSLEMSAEQLATRIISEQAEISSSKIRRGDITEAEFEKLAACAQTMQAVPLHVDQTGGISIASLVAKARRLKRQRGLDLLVVDYIQLLSGSNKNSGNRVQEITEITTGLKALAKELHVPIIALSQLSRQVESRDDKRPMMSDLRESGSIEQDADVILFVFREEYYLSKTEPEFGTVEHENWQRDMERLKGKAEVIIAKQRHGPTGTANLHFEGQYTRFSDLAEEDHLPERYE from the coding sequence ATGAAGGGCACGCTACAGAAGGTCGAAACGGAAGAAGACATCCAGCGCTTGGCACCACACAATGCCGAAGCGGAACGTCAGCTTCTGGGAGCGATTCTCGTTAACAACGAGACGTTCTACCGGGTCTCAGACTTTCTGGAACCACATCATTTTTTCGTGCCTGCTCACCAGGATATCTACGAGAAGATCAGCCATCTGATCCGCGCCGGCAAAACCGCGTCGCCAATCACACTGAAGACCTTCTATCCCGCCAACGCGAAGATTGCGGATCTGTCCGCGACCCAGTTTCTTCTGCGACTGGCCGGTGATGCCGCCTCGATCATCAACGCCGAAGACTACGGCCGGACCATCTACGACCTGGCGATCCGTCGCAATCTGATCCGCATCGGCGAGGACATGGTCAATATCGCCTTCGACGCCCCGATCGATGTGCCCCCCTCCCAGCAGATCGATGATGCCGAGCGCCGCCTGTTCGAACTTGCAGAAACCGGCCGCAGCGAAGGCGGGTTCGTCGCGTTTGGCGACGCCCTGACCGAAACCATCGAGATGGCGCACGCCGCCTATAACCGCGAAGGTGCCCTTTCCGGTATTTCCACAGGCCTGCGCGAACTGGACCGTTTGATGGGTGGTCTGCAGCATTCGGACTTGATCGTGCTTGCCGGTCGTCCCGCGATGGGCAAGACCTCCCTGGCAACCAACATCGCCTACAACATCGCCCAGTCCTACAAGTCCGAAGAACAGCCCGACGGCTCGATCAAGACCGTCAACGGCGGCGTTGTCGGCTTCTTCTCTCTGGAAATGTCGGCCGAACAGCTGGCCACCCGTATCATTTCCGAACAGGCGGAAATCTCGTCCTCGAAAATCCGCCGCGGCGATATCACCGAAGCGGAATTCGAGAAGCTGGCCGCCTGTGCCCAGACCATGCAGGCCGTCCCGCTTCATGTGGACCAGACCGGTGGTATTTCCATCGCCTCGCTGGTTGCCAAGGCGCGGCGTCTGAAGCGTCAGCGCGGTCTCGACCTGCTCGTGGTCGACTATATCCAGCTATTGTCGGGCTCGAACAAGAACTCCGGCAACCGCGTTCAGGAAATCACCGAAATCACAACGGGTCTGAAGGCGCTTGCGAAGGAACTTCACGTCCCCATCATCGCGCTGTCACAGCTCTCCCGTCAGGTGGAATCGCGTGACGACAAACGACCGATGATGTCGGATCTGCGTGAATCAGGCTCCATCGAGCAGGACGCCGACGTGATCCTGTTCGTGTTCCGTGAAGAATATTACCTGTCCAAGACCGAGCCGGAATTCGGAACTGTCGAACACGAAAACTGGCAACGGGACATGGAGCGGCTC